From a region of the Synechococcus sp. RS9916 genome:
- a CDS encoding GAF domain-containing protein, with product MKKPIIPDNESARLKALSEYRILGTKPERSYDDITAIASLVCGTPIALLSLVDAERQWFKSKVGVNVDETPRDWSFCAHAIHTPDPLIVHDALWDERFHDNPLVCGDPKIRFYAGFPLTNDTQERIGTLCVIDRQPKHLSDNQLAIMTALARQVMTFLDLRKRSLRLMESFCSSDKPLGMISTCSYCRKAKNDRGQWVFLDQYLGEHSDLHFSHGICDSCIEEHFPEVLNAWEAEQHAEAQHAHDHSTHQV from the coding sequence GTGAAAAAGCCCATCATTCCTGACAACGAATCGGCGCGGCTCAAAGCCCTGAGCGAATACAGAATTCTGGGAACAAAGCCCGAGCGCTCCTACGACGACATCACCGCGATCGCATCGCTGGTGTGCGGGACACCCATCGCCCTTCTCAGCCTGGTCGATGCTGAACGGCAATGGTTCAAATCCAAAGTGGGCGTCAACGTTGACGAAACACCCAGGGATTGGTCGTTTTGTGCCCATGCCATTCACACCCCCGACCCCCTGATCGTCCACGACGCTCTCTGGGATGAGCGTTTTCACGACAACCCCCTGGTCTGCGGGGACCCGAAGATTCGCTTCTATGCGGGCTTCCCGCTCACGAATGACACCCAGGAGCGCATCGGCACCCTGTGCGTGATAGATCGCCAACCCAAGCACTTGTCAGACAATCAGTTGGCAATCATGACCGCCCTCGCCCGCCAGGTGATGACGTTTCTCGATCTGAGGAAACGCTCACTCCGGCTGATGGAATCGTTCTGCTCCTCAGACAAACCCCTGGGGATGATTTCGACCTGCAGCTACTGCCGCAAAGCCAAAAATGATCGAGGGCAATGGGTTTTTCTCGATCAATACCTTGGCGAGCACAGTGATCTGCACTTCTCCCATGGCATCTGCGACAGCTGCATCGAGGAGCACTTCCCAGAAGTCCTGAATGCCTGGGAAGCCGAACAACACGCGGAAGCACAACA